The sequence TATCATAAGAACTTTCATGGTCTGATTGCCGCTTTCTCTCAAATGGCAAACGGCCAGGATGTGACGCTGAAAATCATTGGGGCCGCCAACAAGAATTTCGCGGATGTTGGGTTTTCGACGGAAGGAACTGCAAGGAACGATAACATACAGTTTTTGGGGCGTGTGAGCGATCAACAGCTTGTAGAACTCTATTCTCATGCTCGCGCCTTTGTGTTCCCCTCTTTATATGAAGGGTTCGGCATTCCTCCGTTAGAAGCGCAGGCTTGTGGTTGTGCAGTAGTAGCGTCCAATCGGGCTTCTATGCCCGAGGTATTGTCGAAGAGTGCATTGTACTTTGATCCGGAAAACATCCTGGAAATGAAACAGGCACTGGAGCGGATTATGCAGGATGAAGCGTTGCGCCAAATTTTAATCGCTGAGGGATTTACGAATGTCAAACGTTTCGATTGGATGCGTTCGGCAGCAGCGTTGAGCGAGATAATGACGAGATCTATGCAATGAAAAAAAAAGTGCTGCATGTCGCCGAGACAGTGAAGGGTGGCGTCGCTACGGTAATTAGACAACTTGTACAGCAAAATGATGAATTTGATTTTTACTGTGTGTTGCCCGATAGTCAATATCGTGAGATTGGCGCTTTCCCCGCAGAAAAAATGAAGGTATTTACGCGGACAGGGAGAAATATTTCTTCGTTTATCTCTTTGGCTATTAACTATATCCAGATGGTACGTAAAGAAAAACCGGATGTCATTCACGTCCACAGTACTTTTGCGGGGGTTGTTTGCCGGCTGTTAACGCCATTGGTAAGAATGACATGCAGGCCTAAAATTATTTATTGTCCGCATGCTTTTTCTTTCCTGATGGACACATCAGAAAAGAAAAAGAAGGTTTATGCCAAGATAGAGAAAATTCTGCAAAAGAATACCGATGTTATCATCTGTACCAGCGAATATGAGAAACGAACGGCACTGATGGCCGGGTTGAGTCCTGATAATTTGACTGTGGTATATAATGGCGTTGAACCCCCTGTAACGCTGTCGGATGATACCAATCCTTATCGCCAAGATAAAATAAATATATTGTTTGTCGGCCGTTTTGATTATCAAAAAGGATTTGATTTGGTTCAGCGGATTGCCGACGAATTGGATGACAGATTTTTAATCACGATCGTCGGCGGCAATGTACACGCAAAAGAGCAACCGGCATCACATGCCCGGATGGATTTTAAAGGTTGGTTGACTTCGGCAGAAATGGCGCCTTATTTCACCTACGCCGACGTGTTGTTGATGCCAAGCCGATGGGAGTCGTTCGGTCTGGTCGCCGTTGAAGCTGAAAGCTATGGGTTGCCCGTTGTCGCCAGCCGCTGCAGTTCATTGCCGGAGGTGGTGAGCGAAGGCGTTACGGGGTATCTGTTTACGACCAATCAGGCCGATGAGGCCGTTGAGATATTGAATGCTCGCGACCAACGCGATTGGAGTGCAATGAAAGTTGACTGTGTCGATTTCTACAATGCTAATTTTACTTCAGAAAAAATGATATCCAATACTTATCGTCATTACAGATAATCGATACATCCGTTTTTTGGAATGAAAATAATTTTTTTTACTATTTATATTTAATCGGTGAGAGTAAAAATGAGTAACCTTTATCCTGTTATTATGGCTGGGGGAACAGGGAGTCGCCTGTGGCCGCTTTCTCGTGAATTATTCCCCAAACAGTTCTTAGCGCTGTGCAATGAATTTTCCATGTTGCAAACGACAGTCATGCGGCTTAAAGGGTTAGAGATTATTAATCCTCTTGTTATATGTAACGAAGAGCATCGTTTTATCGTGGCCGAACAACTGCGCCAAATCACGCGTTTATCGCATAATATTATTCTGGAGCCGGTAGGGCGTAATACGGCGCCGGCGATTGCGCTTGCCGCTTTGCAGGCGGTTTCCAGCGGTGACGATCCGCTCATGTTGGTATTGGCCGCGGATCACGTCATTCAGGACGAAGCGATTTTCCGCGATGCGGTCAATCAGGCAATTCCCTATGCTGAAGCGGGAAAACTGGCTACTTTCGGCATCGTTCCGACGGGCCCGGAAACGGGCTATGGGTATATTCAAAAAGGTGCCAGCGTCGACGGTTCCAGTATCTGCGGCGTTTCGCGCTTTGTCGAAAAGCCTAATCTTGAAACGGCGCAGCAGTATCTGGCCAGCGGCGACTATCTCTGGAATAGCGGTATGTTTTTGTTCAAAGCCAGCCGTTACCTGGAAGAATTAGGCCGTTTCCGCCCAGATATTCTGGACGCGTGTAAGCAGTCGCTTGCGCATTTGACCCCCGATATGGACTTTATCCGCGTTGACCGAGATGCATTCATTGCCTGCCCGGATGAGTCTGTCGATTATGCCGTGATGGAACAAACTGCCGATGCTGTCGTCGTACCCCTGGATGCGGGATGGAATGACGTGGGATCATGGTCTGCGTTGTGGGAAATCAGTGAAAAAGACACAAAAGGGAACTCTACTTTCGGTGATGTTCTTGAGCATAACTGTTCAAATAACTATATTCGCGCGGAGCATAAATTGGTGGCCGCTGTCGGGGTGACCAATTTGGTTGTGGTTGAAACCAAAGATGCCGTGTTGATTGCCGATAAAGATAACGTCCAAGACGTAAAAGAAATCGTCAACCAACTGAAGCGACAAAAGCGTTCCGAAAGCAAACAGCACCGTGAAGTTTATCGTCCGTGGGGCAAACATGATGCGATTGCGCAGGGCGATCGCTTCCAGGTGCGCCGCATTACTGTAAAGCCAGGCGAGAAATTGTCCTTGCAGATGCACCATCATCGTTCGGAACACTGGGTAGTGGTGTCAGGCACTGCCAAAGTGCATACCAATGGTAAAATGCAACTGATCAGTGAAAACGAATCCGTTTATATCCCTCTTGGGGTCGAACATTCTCTCGAAAACCCGGGAAAAATCCCGCTTGATTTGATTGAGATTCAGTCGGGTGCCTATTTGGGAGAAGACGATATCGTGCGAATCGGCGACTCCGCTCAGCATAATTAATCATTTTGGTGCGGTGGATATTTGAGCCGCATCACTGTATTTACGTTTGGTAAGGATCTCAACATGTCTCAATCATTGACTTGTTTCAAAGCATACGACATTCGCGGGCAGCTGGGTGAAGAGCTGAACAACGATATTGCCTATCGTGTCGGCCGTGCATATGGGGAGTTTTTGCAACCTAAAAGCGTTGTCGTCGGGGGAGACATCCGTTTGACCAGCGAGGAACTGAAACTCGCGTTGGCGGAAGGGCTGCGCGATGCCGGGGTTAATGTTCTGGATATTGGCGTCAGTGGAACGGAAGAAATTTATTTTGCCACTTTCCACTTAGGTCTCGATGGCGGCATAGAAGTGACGGCCAGTCATAATCCTATGGATTACAACGGAATGAAGCTGGTGCGTAGCCAGGCTAAACCGATCAGCGGCGATACCGGTTTGCGCGATATTCAGCGTTTGGCAGAAGATAATAACTTCGCTGCGGTTGATCCGACCCGACGCGGCAGCTACGAAACAATATCGATTGAAAAAGAATATGTGGATCATCTGCTGAGCTATGTGAATACGGCTAACTTCAAACCGTTGAAGCTGGTCGTCAACTCCGGCAACGGCGCTGCAGGTCACGTTATCGATGCTGTCGAATCGCGTTTCAAGCAGCTTCAGGTGCCGGTTGAATTTATCAAGGTTCACCACCAGCCTGACGGCAATTTCCCCAACGGTATCCCTAACCCGCTGCTGCCGGAGTGTCGGGAAGATACGGCGCAAGCAGTGCGTGCGCACAAGGCGGATATGGGAATCGCGTTTGACGGTGATTTCGATCGCTGCTTCTTGTTCGATGAACACGGCGGATTCATTGAAGGTTACTATATCGTTGGCTTGTTGGCGGAGGCGTTCCTGGAGAAAGACGCTGGGGCGAAGATCATTCATGACCCGCGCTTGAGCTGGAACACCATCGACGTGGTCAAGCAGGCAGGCGGGGTGCCGGTGATGTCGAAAACGGGCCATGCATTCATTAAAGAGCGTATGCGCCTGGAAGATGCCGTTTACGGTGGTGAGATGAGCGCCCACCATTACTTCCGCGACTTTTCATATTGCGACAGCGGCATGATCCCATGGTTGTTGGTTGCTGAGTTGCTGTGCATTAAAAACAAGACGCTCGGGGAGTTGGTCGGGGATCGGATGATCGCTTATCCAGCATCGGGTGAAATTAACAGCAAACTGCAAGATCCAAAAGCTGCAATTGAAAGAGTACTCAATCGCTATCAGCCTTCGGCACTGGAATTTGATACGACCGATGGCATTAGTCTGGAATTTGCAGACTGGCGATTTAATTTACGTAGCTCAAATACTGAGCCGGTGGTGCGTTTGAATGTCGAATCACGAGCCAATCCTGCACTGATGCAGCAAAAAACAGAGGAAATACTGGCCTTGCTTCGACGCTGATCTCTGGTTTTAAAGCTATATTTTAATGCTGGGCGAGCGGTATATGCCCAGCGTTGTGAAGCGATATAGGTACCAGAGAAAACTAACAAAAGGCATCTATACTATGATAGTTAATAGGCAGTTATCTATGAACGGTTTCCGTCGGGGCGTGTTGCATACTAATGCGTCTCTTACTTCAATGCTTCAGCGCTTCTCTGATATTTTCGTTATCTTTAGCGGGCTGTACTTGTCTTGCCTAATCTCCGGTGCCGCATTTAGCGTGCAGCACTGGATTATGGTATTAATATCGATCGTTATCTTCCAAATGATTGGTGGGATTACTGACTTTTATCGTTCGTGGCGTGGTGTGCGTGCGGGGCTGGAGATCCAGCTCATTTTGCAAAACTGGTCGCTGAGCCTGCTGTTGACCTCAGGAACGGTGGCGTTGATAAATGTCTTCAATAACGAGTATTCCGTCTATATCCAATGGTATCTGCTGGTCTGCTGCGGTTTGGTCATTACGCGCAGCGTGATCCGGCTGCTCTTGGGATACATGCGCAATATTGGTTTCAATACCCGTAATGTGGCCATCATGGGCGCGATGCCCGTCGGTATTCGTCTGGCAGAATCTTTACGTGACGCGCACTGGATGGGATTTAAAGTGTTGGGCATTTACGACAACGATAATTCTCCGTTGAACAGCAAAATCGAACGCTGCGGCGACTTGTCTCAGCTCGTGAGCGACGCGAAAAGTGGCCGTATCGATAGGGTCTATATCGCAATGTCGATGGAGCAGGAAAAATTGATCAAAGATACGATCGCGGATCTTTCTGATACGACCTGCTCAGTGATGCTGATCCCGGATATCTTTACGTTCAACATATTACAGTCACGATCGGAAGAGATTAATGGCGTTCCCGTCGTTTCGTTATTCGATACGCCAATGAGCGGGGTTAATCAGGTAATTAAGCGTATTGAAGACATCATTCTGTCAATATTTATTTTGCTGTTCATTTCTCCGGTTCTGTTGCTGATCGCCTGCATGGTCAAATTTACCTCTTCCGGGCCCATCATTTTCAAACAAAGGCGTTATGGCATGGATGGCAAGGCCATCGAGGTATGGAAATTCCGCTCGATGACCGTGATGGAAGATGGCGATAAAGTCGTTCAAGCGAAAAAAGGGGACGCGCGCCTGACGCCGGTCGGCTCCTTCTTGCGTCGTACCTCTCTGGATGAATTGCCGCAATTTGTCAATGTACTGAAAGGCGACATGTCGATTGTAGGCCCAAGGCCGCATGCCGTGGCACATAATGAACAGTATAGAAAGTTGATCAACGGCTATATGCTGCGCCATAAAATGAAGCCGGGTATCACGGGGTGGGCGCAGATCAACGGTTGGCGTGGCGAGACGGATACGTTGGAAAAAATGCAAAAGCGCGTTGAGTTCGATCTCGACTACATCCGTAACTGGAGCGTTTGGTTGGACATTAAAATCGTCTTCCTGACCATTTTCAAGGGATTCATTAATAAAGCGGCGTATTAGATTTTCTTTAAGGATGTCGCGCCTGGGAAATGTGGATTTCCTGATCTCTGGGGATGTTGAGACAGTTCATTTTTCTTTTAAAACTGGAGGTCGGTCAGATGTTGACTAAAACAAACCGTAAACTGAGGTGCTGGAAGGGGGCGGCTTCATCGCTGGCCTTCGCATTGCCGCTGATGTTTATCAGTGCGAACGCCTTGGCTTTCGAAGTCGGGGTTCATGCGCATTTTCGCTGGTATCCCAACGATCCGGATAAATATTTGGATCTGATTAAGCGTTACGGTTTCACGTCGTATCGAGCGGATTTTCCCTGGAGCGGATTGGAACAGCAAAAAGGGCAGTATGTCATAACCGGCAATATGCAAAAGGCCGACCAAGCGTTTAACGATGCCCAGGCAAAATTTGGTCTGAATGGGTTATTAGTATTGGCGTACGGTAACAAACTCTACGATCCATCGGGTTATCCAACGACGCCTGAAGCCATTCAGGCTTTTGCCAACTACGCGTATTGGACGGCCTCCAAATATAAAGGCAAGATCAAGTATTACGAGATCTGGAACGAATGGACGAATGCCACTGCGATTAAGCCGAAGCCGCGCACGCCACCGCCGCCGGAGATTTTTGTCGCGTTGGTGAAAGCTACGGCTGCTGCGGTTCGAAAGGCCGATCCCAACGCAATTGTCATTACGGGAACGGCCAACCCAACAGGAACTCGCGATCCTTCCTGGGTTGATAACATCGTTAAACTCGGCGTGTTGAATTACGTTGATGGTTTCTCCATCCACCCTTACTCCTATGGCAACGATAATTACGCTATACGGGCCCCTGAGGGGAACCTCGGCGTCGTGGATAAATTCGAGGCTCGGCTTGCAAAGGCAGCAGGTAAGACGGTGCCGATTTATATCACTGAAATCGGCGTGCCAACCTATGACGGTAAAGGCGGGTTATCAAAAGATGTGGCTGCGCAATATGTGGTGAAATATACTTTCCTGGCCAAATCGCGGCCCTTTATCAAAGGGATATGGTGGTACGATTTGCTCGATGATGGAGACAACCCGAAAATCAATGAACATCGATTTGGGCTGCTGACGAGAAACGGTCAACCGAAGCCGTCGATGCTGGCTTTAAGTAAGGTCGCAGATGTTGCGCGATCGTATTCCGTTGAGAAATACCAAGTGCTGCCGGGCGGTAAAATTTCCATCGCATTGAAAGGGAATAATCAACATGCGATGCTATTCTGGCAGGAAAAACCGGTGGCTAAGCCTGCCAGCGGTATTTCTTCAGGCTTGCGTAGTTTTATGGCGAGTGAGGCGCCGCAAAACCAAAGTGCTACGCCGCTCAAAGAGGTTCAGGGGAATACGGCTGCACCCGATGGCGATGTACCGGTAATGATGCGCTCCAGTGCTCCGATTGCCTCGCCCTGGTAGGCAGGCTGTGAGTAAAAAACCGCAAGCTTATTAAGCTTGCGGTTTTTTTTTGTCCAGCGTCATAAGCGGCTTGCTGCTTCGCCATTCGCCTGCATTTGCCGCCTATAAAAAAGCCAGCCGGCATAGCCGGCTGGCATCAGTATATAACTGCCGTTCTCCATGCGGCCCTGAATAAATAATCAGGGCGCTTGGTGAAGGCGTTACGCTTACGCGTAGTGCAACGTATCCACCAATTGCTGGTGGTTTTGCCCAGTCAGGTATACCACGGTATCGTTGAGGTCCAGCGAGTGGTTATCGTTGTTGTCGATAATCACGTAAGAGCTGGCAGTGTTACCGCCACCGCTGAATACAACGGATGCCACACCCACTTTCGACGTCAGCGAGTTGCTGCTATCCAGGCCAAGAATACCGCCCAGCAGGCCGATAACGCCATTGGTCAAACCGCCCACCAGTGTCCCCAACAATGCATCCAACGTGTCGGCAGAACGCGTACCGTAGTTCGCTACCGCGGTGCCGCTGGCGTCATCGGAGATAGTCAGGCCGCCATGGTTCACGTCGACAATCGAGTCCTTGAGGCTATTAAAGTCCTTGATGGTCACACCCGCCTGCGTGTTACTGGCCTTGATGTCGTAGGTGTTGGCACCTGCGCCGCCGGTCAGCGTGGTGTTGCCAATCACGCCCAGAGTATCGGCAGCACTGGAACCTTCTACGGTCATTTGGTAACCGTTCAGGCCCAACGCCGTCAACACCGGTGCCAACAGGTTGGTGGTGATAACGCTCAGCGGCAGAATGTTCAGCAACTGAATGATGATACCGTCACCGGTACCGCCATGGCTGGAGTCGAGATTCAGCCCCGCGGTATTGGTGGACGCATTGATATCACGCACGTTGCTGAAACCGCTGCCCACCGTCAGATCCAGCGCGTGATCACCGGTCACGTTGATGGTCTGAACCTGCGCATTGGTGCCGGCCAATGACAGAATATTGTCAAAGCTGCCGGTACCGCCCGAGGCTACGTTCACCGTACTCAATGCAGTACCGCCAATCAGGCTGCTGCTGCTGTTGAGGGTGATGGCACCGGCGTTCACATTGGCGGAACTCACCGCATCGAAGTTGATGTCGAAGTGATTGGTGGCATTCTGGACGAAGGTAAAGTTCAGCGTGCTGGCAGCGGTCGCGTCCCCTTTCACTGCCAACTGCGCGGCGTTGCCGCCGGCGGCGTTGATGACGTTGACGTTAGCCAGACCGGAGACCACAAACCCCTGAGTGCCCAGATTGGTGGCCGCTGCGTTCTGCGTAACCGTGCCGCCGGTGGTGCCTTCGACCGTGGACGTGCCGTTGGTCAGGCCAAAGTCAAAGGTGTTGTTTGGCGTGGTCACGCTGGTGGTAGTCGGTGAACCGATCAGCGGCGTCGTAATCAGCGTACCGACGGACTTGCCGATATAGCCGGTCAGGTCGATCTGCTCGAAGTTCGAGAAGTTGTTGGCGTTGCTGGTCACGGTGCTGGTACGAACGCCCAGGGCGTTTTGGTTGGTCACCACGGTTTTGGTGATGAAGTTGGCGGAGATGGAGTCCGTACCCGCGCCGCCATTAGCGGAGATGCCGGCGCCGACGGTGTTGGCTGCGCCGGTTGCCGCATTCCCCGCCCATTTCAGCGAGTCGTTGCCGTTGCCAAGGTTAAAGTCGCCGGTGCCCGTGGCGATGTTGGCCGTCGACGTCACGATGACATCATCATTCCCGGAACTGGCGTTCAGAATCACGTTGCCATTGTTAACGGTAATATCGACACCAGGGTTAACCCCGTTGTCAGACAGGTTGACCGTTGCTGCACTGGTGCCGTTGATGGTCAGATTCGCCAGGTGGTCGGCGAACTTCAGGTTCACGATGCTGGCGGCATTGGCGTTCAGTTGCACATCCGTCAACACTGCCGTTTCGGCATTGCTAATTTGGTGAGATGCGCCGGTGTTGACGGTGCCCGTCGCGTTGCCGCCGGCGGCCGTTGCCGTCAGAGACGCCGCGGTTTTGTACAGCAGGCTGGTACCGATATCGTATTCGAAGCCATGCTGCTGAGTGACGGTGGCACTGTCAGTGGCGACGGAGCTGCGCAGGTCGTTGATAATGGCCTGCGTGATGGCCGTTTTGCTCCCCAGCGCACCATAGCTGGCTAATTGCGCAGCGGTGGCGGCGGTGCCATGCACCAGGGTAAAGATATGCTGAACAAAATCATCGCCAGTCAATTGAGCGCCTTTCTTTTGCGACTCTGCTGAATTGATCAGGGTAGTGATGACCTGTGCATAAGTTTTACCGGCAAACAGTTCTTTGCTCCAGGTGTCCAGCCCGCGGGCATCGACGCCACGGCCAGGAATTGCCAGGAAGGCCGCTGCGACTTGTTCTTGATAGTTCAGAGCCGGCAGTTCACCCGGTTGCCACACGTGTGTCGCCGCCTGGAAGTGCTGTTGGGCCGTGGTATCGCCGGCGGCAACGGTGCCCTTCAGTGCTGCGATCACTTGAGCTACGACGTCGCCGCGAGTCGAGCCGCCACTCAGCAAGGCGAGATAGCTGCTGCTTTCGGCCGAAGTTGGTGCGCGTTCATAGCTGTTTTGGAAGATGGCGTTGATGAAATCGCTATCGCTTAACGTTTTCAGCGGGCTGTTGTTCACGAAGGTTTGTGCGACCGCCGCCAGCGTTTTGCTGCCCTGCGCCAATACGGTTCCCCAGTAGGTAATGCCGTCCTGAGTTTGCGTTAAGCCCACGACATGGAAAACACCCTGTACGTCAGCTGCGCCGGCCGACGATGCGGCTGTCGCGACAGGGAACAGGGTTTTTTCGACTTGAGCTTCGAAATTGCTCTGTGCTGTCAGCAGCGTTGAATCAAAACCGCTGTAGCTAAGTACGTCGTTAATCACCTTGGCAACAACGGATGCCGTGGTGGGGTTGCCCGCTAAAAGATCGGCAAGCACGCTGCTGCTGGGGGCACTGCCGTTCACTGCGGTGTAGACCTTGGTTACGATTTGAGAAGCCGTCAGACCGTTCAGGCTTGAGGTGCCGGTAATGAATTTTTGCGCAACTTGCTCCAGAGAAAGTGCAGAAGTTTCAATTTTCTGCGAGTAGTAATCTAACGCCGCGGTATCAATATTCTTTCCAGAGATTGCAAGGAAAAAAGCAGCCGCTTTTTGCTGTGCTACTAATGTGGCCATACGTTACCCCTTTGGATGTACCCATTTTCTACGGACATAAGAAAGATGTGACCGGCCCCCCATAGCCGTGCCAGGAAGAGGTTTGGTCAGATTTTTTAGTATTAAAGCTTGTGAAAACAACGGCATATAAAAATGACATACTAAT comes from Serratia sarumanii and encodes:
- the wcaJ gene encoding undecaprenyl-phosphate glucose phosphotransferase, producing MNGFRRGVLHTNASLTSMLQRFSDIFVIFSGLYLSCLISGAAFSVQHWIMVLISIVIFQMIGGITDFYRSWRGVRAGLEIQLILQNWSLSLLLTSGTVALINVFNNEYSVYIQWYLLVCCGLVITRSVIRLLLGYMRNIGFNTRNVAIMGAMPVGIRLAESLRDAHWMGFKVLGIYDNDNSPLNSKIERCGDLSQLVSDAKSGRIDRVYIAMSMEQEKLIKDTIADLSDTTCSVMLIPDIFTFNILQSRSEEINGVPVVSLFDTPMSGVNQVIKRIEDIILSIFILLFISPVLLLIACMVKFTSSGPIIFKQRRYGMDGKAIEVWKFRSMTVMEDGDKVVQAKKGDARLTPVGSFLRRTSLDELPQFVNVLKGDMSIVGPRPHAVAHNEQYRKLINGYMLRHKMKPGITGWAQINGWRGETDTLEKMQKRVEFDLDYIRNWSVWLDIKIVFLTIFKGFINKAAY
- a CDS encoding glycosyltransferase; amino-acid sequence: MKKKVLHVAETVKGGVATVIRQLVQQNDEFDFYCVLPDSQYREIGAFPAEKMKVFTRTGRNISSFISLAINYIQMVRKEKPDVIHVHSTFAGVVCRLLTPLVRMTCRPKIIYCPHAFSFLMDTSEKKKKVYAKIEKILQKNTDVIICTSEYEKRTALMAGLSPDNLTVVYNGVEPPVTLSDDTNPYRQDKINILFVGRFDYQKGFDLVQRIADELDDRFLITIVGGNVHAKEQPASHARMDFKGWLTSAEMAPYFTYADVLLMPSRWESFGLVAVEAESYGLPVVASRCSSLPEVVSEGVTGYLFTTNQADEAVEILNARDQRDWSAMKVDCVDFYNANFTSEKMISNTYRHYR
- a CDS encoding mannose-1-phosphate guanylyltransferase/mannose-6-phosphate isomerase, whose product is MSNLYPVIMAGGTGSRLWPLSRELFPKQFLALCNEFSMLQTTVMRLKGLEIINPLVICNEEHRFIVAEQLRQITRLSHNIILEPVGRNTAPAIALAALQAVSSGDDPLMLVLAADHVIQDEAIFRDAVNQAIPYAEAGKLATFGIVPTGPETGYGYIQKGASVDGSSICGVSRFVEKPNLETAQQYLASGDYLWNSGMFLFKASRYLEELGRFRPDILDACKQSLAHLTPDMDFIRVDRDAFIACPDESVDYAVMEQTADAVVVPLDAGWNDVGSWSALWEISEKDTKGNSTFGDVLEHNCSNNYIRAEHKLVAAVGVTNLVVVETKDAVLIADKDNVQDVKEIVNQLKRQKRSESKQHREVYRPWGKHDAIAQGDRFQVRRITVKPGEKLSLQMHHHRSEHWVVVSGTAKVHTNGKMQLISENESVYIPLGVEHSLENPGKIPLDLIEIQSGAYLGEDDIVRIGDSAQHN
- a CDS encoding beta strand repeat-containing protein, producing the protein MATLVAQQKAAAFFLAISGKNIDTAALDYYSQKIETSALSLEQVAQKFITGTSSLNGLTASQIVTKVYTAVNGSAPSSSVLADLLAGNPTTASVVAKVINDVLSYSGFDSTLLTAQSNFEAQVEKTLFPVATAASSAGAADVQGVFHVVGLTQTQDGITYWGTVLAQGSKTLAAVAQTFVNNSPLKTLSDSDFINAIFQNSYERAPTSAESSSYLALLSGGSTRGDVVAQVIAALKGTVAAGDTTAQQHFQAATHVWQPGELPALNYQEQVAAAFLAIPGRGVDARGLDTWSKELFAGKTYAQVITTLINSAESQKKGAQLTGDDFVQHIFTLVHGTAATAAQLASYGALGSKTAITQAIINDLRSSVATDSATVTQQHGFEYDIGTSLLYKTAASLTATAAGGNATGTVNTGASHQISNAETAVLTDVQLNANAASIVNLKFADHLANLTINGTSAATVNLSDNGVNPGVDITVNNGNVILNASSGNDDVIVTSTANIATGTGDFNLGNGNDSLKWAGNAATGAANTVGAGISANGGAGTDSISANFITKTVVTNQNALGVRTSTVTSNANNFSNFEQIDLTGYIGKSVGTLITTPLIGSPTTTSVTTPNNTFDFGLTNGTSTVEGTTGGTVTQNAAATNLGTQGFVVSGLANVNVINAAGGNAAQLAVKGDATAASTLNFTFVQNATNHFDINFDAVSSANVNAGAITLNSSSSLIGGTALSTVNVASGGTGSFDNILSLAGTNAQVQTINVTGDHALDLTVGSGFSNVRDINASTNTAGLNLDSSHGGTGDGIIIQLLNILPLSVITTNLLAPVLTALGLNGYQMTVEGSSAADTLGVIGNTTLTGGAGANTYDIKASNTQAGVTIKDFNSLKDSIVDVNHGGLTISDDASGTAVANYGTRSADTLDALLGTLVGGLTNGVIGLLGGILGLDSSNSLTSKVGVASVVFSGGGNTASSYVIIDNNDNHSLDLNDTVVYLTGQNHQQLVDTLHYA
- the cpsG gene encoding phosphomannomutase CpsG, which gives rise to MSQSLTCFKAYDIRGQLGEELNNDIAYRVGRAYGEFLQPKSVVVGGDIRLTSEELKLALAEGLRDAGVNVLDIGVSGTEEIYFATFHLGLDGGIEVTASHNPMDYNGMKLVRSQAKPISGDTGLRDIQRLAEDNNFAAVDPTRRGSYETISIEKEYVDHLLSYVNTANFKPLKLVVNSGNGAAGHVIDAVESRFKQLQVPVEFIKVHHQPDGNFPNGIPNPLLPECREDTAQAVRAHKADMGIAFDGDFDRCFLFDEHGGFIEGYYIVGLLAEAFLEKDAGAKIIHDPRLSWNTIDVVKQAGGVPVMSKTGHAFIKERMRLEDAVYGGEMSAHHYFRDFSYCDSGMIPWLLVAELLCIKNKTLGELVGDRMIAYPASGEINSKLQDPKAAIERVLNRYQPSALEFDTTDGISLEFADWRFNLRSSNTEPVVRLNVESRANPALMQQKTEEILALLRR
- a CDS encoding cellulase family glycosylhydrolase — protein: MLTKTNRKLRCWKGAASSLAFALPLMFISANALAFEVGVHAHFRWYPNDPDKYLDLIKRYGFTSYRADFPWSGLEQQKGQYVITGNMQKADQAFNDAQAKFGLNGLLVLAYGNKLYDPSGYPTTPEAIQAFANYAYWTASKYKGKIKYYEIWNEWTNATAIKPKPRTPPPPEIFVALVKATAAAVRKADPNAIVITGTANPTGTRDPSWVDNIVKLGVLNYVDGFSIHPYSYGNDNYAIRAPEGNLGVVDKFEARLAKAAGKTVPIYITEIGVPTYDGKGGLSKDVAAQYVVKYTFLAKSRPFIKGIWWYDLLDDGDNPKINEHRFGLLTRNGQPKPSMLALSKVADVARSYSVEKYQVLPGGKISIALKGNNQHAMLFWQEKPVAKPASGISSGLRSFMASEAPQNQSATPLKEVQGNTAAPDGDVPVMMRSSAPIASPW